AGCAACATTACCCATAGCCTTTTGCATGACCTGTTTTAGTCTCGTTTGATTTAAAAAACCAGTGTCTGGATCATAGATCCCATTTTCTTTTAAAAAGTTATTATCAAAAGAGATCACCCCACGCCATAATATTGATTTATTTTCATGTGCCTGATTTAACATCTCTTTTAATTGTTTCGCTTCACTGACATCTGCGTTTAAAGTTTTGTCTGTAAATATTCCTGTCCTATCTTTACCATCAACTTTAGTAGCATAGTTTCGTTTCATATAATCAATGTAACCTACATAATCAAGATTTTGTTCTTCTATTTTTTCTGCGATCTCTTTTGCTGTCTCTTGATTGATGCCTTCAACTAATCTATCTTCTTTCGGATCAACAGCTTCTTTCCGATTCGTATAATCAACAAAATTAGCATATGGAGTCGTGAAATCCCACATCACAGTTACTGCCGGTGTACTAGACAATATCTATCCTTCCCTTCTTTGGTGTGCAAATAACGTTTAAATGGAACTTTTTTAGCAGATTTCTCACTCTTATTTTTAACTATGACATATGAATTTTTACGTGATTGGTGAAAATTTCGCGAATATGCATAACTGTTACGCAATGTTTTTTCAGCATATCCTGTCTTTTTTGAGATCGTCTTTAATCTAAAGCCAAAATTAATGCCTATTCTGATCAATCTCTTTTGTTCTTTGCGAACACTTGCCGTCGTAACAAAGTTCCTTGTTGGTGATTTTGATTGGTTATTTTCTTTTACTAAAGCTTTCTGCCACTTGAGATATAACTTACGCATTTCAGAAATCTTATACTGCCATTCAGGTAAATATGGATCACCTGACCATGGATTCTTCAAGTCTTCAACGGGTTCTTTGAATTTCATGTGATAACCATCAAACGTCCCTAAACCATGCAAAGGATCAACAAAACCTAATGGTTCAGATTGCAACAGTTCTTCATATAATCTCTTTGAAGCTTTCTTACTCAAATTACTTCACCCCTACTTCGCCTTTCTTCTAATATCTTTGATCTGCTTGTTATGTGCTATATCTTGCTTTTGAATCGCCAGAATCCTATTAAGCAAGATATTGATTTCATTGCTATCTCCAGTTAAGTAGCTGCGCAATTCTTCAGGTGTATACTCCGGATTAAGTTCTTTTAGATTTTGATAATTGCTTAAAGCAACAT
This window of the Ligilactobacillus faecis genome carries:
- a CDS encoding modification methylase Sau96I, with translation MSKKASKRLYEELLQSEPLGFVDPLHGLGTFDGYHMKFKEPVEDLKNPWSGDPYLPEWQYKISEMRKLYLKWQKALVKENNQSKSPTRNFVTTASVRKEQKRLIRIGINFGFRLKTISKKTGYAEKTLRNSYAYSRNFHQSRKNSYVIVKNKSEKSAKKVPFKRYLHTKEGKDRYCLVHRQ